A window of the Pangasianodon hypophthalmus isolate fPanHyp1 chromosome 12, fPanHyp1.pri, whole genome shotgun sequence genome harbors these coding sequences:
- the bricd5 gene encoding BRICHOS domain-containing protein 5 isoform X2: MMRWWKFSESSLEEPQCMHCGRIGSSRFPQRVLWGSLTVTLLIVIIALIALVITGKFTLQPDTQVVRIIAPDHPAALINQSALVDKLNSVVTYSVTSHTNHTSTVLFDIKHGLICYKSDYQDSCFLRQMEASDYENMHILLNESKQQVNQIWLVGNETQRHTEFLGVLSGHRVDASVLQQPLQALCQHRPVYWTRRAGGPKERLIYFCIDICFPNNICVSVCFYYLPE, from the exons ATGATGAGGTGGTGGAAATTCTCAGAAAGCAGTTTGGAGGAGCCACAGTGCATG CATTGTGGCCGCATAGGCTCCTCCAGGTTTCCACAGCGTGTGTTATGGGGCAGCCTCACAGTAACACTCCTCATCGTTATCATTGCCCTCATTGCCCTCGTCATCACTGGGAAGTTCACACTACAACCAGACACGCAG GTTGTCCGTATCATAGCTCCTGACCACCCTGCTGCTCTGATCAATCAGTCTGCATTAGTAGACAAACTCAACAGTGTAGTGACGTACTCTGTGAcctcacacacaaatcacacgTCTACAGTGCTCTTTGACATTAAACAT GGATTAATATGCTACAAGTCTGACTACCAGGACAGCTGCTTCCTTCGTCAAATGGAGGCGTCTGATTATGAAAACATGCACATTCTCTTGAATGAGTCCAAACAACAG GTGAATCAGATTTGGCTGGTGGGAAACGAGACTCAGAGACACACTGAGTTTTTAGGCGTGTTGTCAGGCCATCGTGTGGATGCTTCAGTACTACAGCAACCGCTGCAGGCCCTCTGTCAGCACAGACCTGTGTACTGGACCAGGAGAGCTGGTG GTCCCAAAGAACGACTAATTTACTTCTGCATTGACATCTGCTTCCCCAACAAcatttgtgtctctgtgtgtttctactACCTGCCAGAATGA
- the pgp gene encoding glycerol-3-phosphate phosphatase, with amino-acid sequence MAVSKCTRLTGPLTKQVLDSVDTVLFDCDGVIWRGDQAIPGAPEVVNSLKKAGKRVFFVTNNSTKTRKMYAEKLSKLGFEASEGEVFGTAYCSAVFLKTVCNLEGKVYLIGSNAMRQELEAMGIEPVGVGPDPVSGGQKDWASVPLDPEVKAVLVGFDEHFSYMKLNRALQYLCNAECQFVGTNTDTRLPLEGGKAVPGTGCLLKAVETAAQRHAQVVGKPSSFMFKCMASQFGLDPSKCLMVGDRLDTDIMLGSTCGLKTLLTLTGVSTVADAEEHQRSGCPKRQGMVPDYYVDSIAEILPALQA; translated from the exons ATGGCTGTGTCGAAGTGCACCCGACTCACTGGCCCGCTGACCAAGCAGGTGCTGGACTCAGTGGACACTGTGCTGTTTGACTGCGACGGGGTGATATGGCGCGGAGATCAGGCCATTCCCGGCGCCCCTGAAGTGGTCAACTCGCTGAAAAAGGCTGGAAAGCGCGTGTTTTTCGTcaccaataacagcacaaaaaCGCGCAAAATGTATGCGGAGAAGCTGAGCAAGCTGGGCTTCGAGGCCAGCGAGGGCGAGGTGTTCGGCACAGCGTACTGTTCGGCCGTGTTCCTTAAAACCGTGTGCAACCTCGAGGGCAAAGTGTACTTGATTGGAAGCAATGCCATGAGGCAAGAGCTCGAGGCGATGGGGATCGAGCCGGTCGGTGTGGGACCCGATCCAGTCTCAGGAGGCCAGAAAGACTGGGCCAGTGTTCCTCTGGACCCGGAGGTCAAGGCCGTGCTGGTGGGTTTTGACGAACATTTCAGTTACATGAAGCTGAACAGGGCGTTACAGTACCTGTGTAATGCTGAGTGTCAGTTTGTGGGCACCAACACAGACACCAGGCTTCCTCTCGAGGGGGGCAAAGCAGTCCCAG GTACTGGTTGCCTTTTGAAGGCCGTGGAGACAGCGGCACAGCGCCATGCCCAAGTGGTCGGGAAGCCCAGCAGCTTCATGTTCAAATGCATGGCTAGCCAGTTCGGGCTTGACCCAAGCAAATGTCTTATGGTTGGGGACAGACTGGACACAGACATCATGTTAGGTTCCACCTGTGGACTGAAGACTCTGCTGACCCTGACTGGTGTCTCAACAGTAGCAGATGCAGAGGAGCACCAAAGAAGCGGATGCCCCAAGCGTCAGGGGATGGTGCCTGATTACTATGTTGATAGCATTGCAGAGATTTTACCAGCCCTCCAAGCATAG
- the zdhhc4 gene encoding palmitoyltransferase ZDHHC4: MDFVTLFGIYVAVVLTCIALVCRYSGQQHTPFSRVYSTLSEIVSPWIPQCIQNIFYRSMHRLFHQRNRFFIYLHLILEAAVYGEFSYEIFGFCLEMDTTLFNVCLPYFFLAIKSYIFYLCCSKDPGTLTKENHAVQLKVYQYDDKLFQEGIVCQTCQLVKPARSKHCSVCDRCVQRFDHHCVWVNNCIGAQNTRFFLLYLLSVCAMAGDIALLTADMLFHTVLRSGIMHAHYVGQQQPVGPLFVIQHLFMTFPRIVFMLGFVVFVFFLVAGYTMFHCYLALVNQTSNEWFKQKGHGCQYCNPVSGHRCHTSYNPLRGFYHRGILKNLAEIVWPLCPTQKKHD; the protein is encoded by the exons ATGGACTTCGTGACGCTTTTCGGGATCTATGTGGCGGTGGTGCTCACCTGCATCGCCCTGGTGTGCAGGTACTCAGGCCAGCAGCACACTCCCTTCAGCCGAGTCTACAGCACTCTGTCTGAG ATTGTTTCCCCTTGGATTCCACAATGCATTCAGAATATTTTCTACAGGAGCATGCACAGACTCTTCCACCAGAG AAACAGGTTCTTCATTTACTTGCACCTTATTCTTGAGGCTGCTGTGTATGGAGAATTCTCCTACGAGATCTTTGGGTTCTGTTTAGAAATGGACACCACTTTGTTTAATGTGTGTCTTCCATATTTCTTCTTGGCAATTAAGTCCTACATATTTTACCTGTGCTGTAGCAAAGATCCAG GTACACTGACAAAGGAAAACCATGCAGTTCAGCTGAAGGTGTACCAGTATGACGACAAGTTATTTCAAGAGGGAATCGTTTGCCAAACATGTCAGTTGGTGAAACCTGCCAGATCTAAACACTGTA gTGTATGTGACCGATGTGTCCAGAGATTTGACCACCACTGTGTGTGGGTGAATAACTGCATTGGTGCTCAGAACACTAGATTCTTCCTGCTCTACCTGCTGAGCGTATGCGCCATGGCAGGCGATATTGCACTTCTCACGGCAGACATGTTGTTTCATACTGTCCTGCGATCTGGAATCATGCATGCACATTACGTTGGTCAGCAGCAGCCTGTAGGACCACTGTTTGTCATACAG CACCTCTTCATGACCTTCCCCAGGATAGTCTTCATGCTTGGCTTCGTGgtatttgtatttttccttGTAGCGGGGTAtaccatgtttcactgttacCTGGCTCTGGTGAATCAGACATCTAATGAATGGTTCAAGCAGAAAGGCCATGGCTGCCAGTACTGCAATCCTGTCTCTGGACATCGATGCCATACTTCGTACAACCCATTACGTGGTTTTTATCACAGAGGAATCCTCAAAAATCTTGCAGAAATAGTTTGGCCTTTATGCCCTACTCAGAAGAAACACGATTAG
- the bricd5 gene encoding BRICHOS domain-containing protein 5 isoform X1, with translation MMRWWKFSESSLEEPQCMHCGRIGSSRFPQRVLWGSLTVTLLIVIIALIALVITGKFTLQPDTQSSLQVVRIIAPDHPAALINQSALVDKLNSVVTYSVTSHTNHTSTVLFDIKHGLICYKSDYQDSCFLRQMEASDYENMHILLNESKQQVNQIWLVGNETQRHTEFLGVLSGHRVDASVLQQPLQALCQHRPVYWTRRAGGPKERLIYFCIDICFPNNICVSVCFYYLPE, from the exons ATGATGAGGTGGTGGAAATTCTCAGAAAGCAGTTTGGAGGAGCCACAGTGCATG CATTGTGGCCGCATAGGCTCCTCCAGGTTTCCACAGCGTGTGTTATGGGGCAGCCTCACAGTAACACTCCTCATCGTTATCATTGCCCTCATTGCCCTCGTCATCACTGGGAAGTTCACACTACAACCAGACACGCAG TCTTCCTTGCAGGTTGTCCGTATCATAGCTCCTGACCACCCTGCTGCTCTGATCAATCAGTCTGCATTAGTAGACAAACTCAACAGTGTAGTGACGTACTCTGTGAcctcacacacaaatcacacgTCTACAGTGCTCTTTGACATTAAACAT GGATTAATATGCTACAAGTCTGACTACCAGGACAGCTGCTTCCTTCGTCAAATGGAGGCGTCTGATTATGAAAACATGCACATTCTCTTGAATGAGTCCAAACAACAG GTGAATCAGATTTGGCTGGTGGGAAACGAGACTCAGAGACACACTGAGTTTTTAGGCGTGTTGTCAGGCCATCGTGTGGATGCTTCAGTACTACAGCAACCGCTGCAGGCCCTCTGTCAGCACAGACCTGTGTACTGGACCAGGAGAGCTGGTG GTCCCAAAGAACGACTAATTTACTTCTGCATTGACATCTGCTTCCCCAACAAcatttgtgtctctgtgtgtttctactACCTGCCAGAATGA